TAGAGCATAAGTTTCCAGAAAGTATTAAATACGAGCCTGGAAAGTTTGTTCACCAGGATCTCAAATATCCGCCGCAATCAATGGATTCCATTAAATATAGCCAGGAGATGCAAGCAGCCGCTGCAGCTGCAGCCGGTAAATATGACATGAAATTCATGATAGATCAACATGCTGGCAAATTTCCCGGTGATCTACCATCACCCCATGGACCCCCTTCCGGAAAACCGTACAGCAGCGGTGGCAGTGATGCCACAACGAAAGTACAAGACCTCAAGGGTGGTTATCCACCACCTAACTTGGGACCACCTCCAGTTAGTATTGCTTCTACCCCAGGCGACAATCCTCCTACGCATAAATTTTTGGGAGGTCCGCAAGAGTCTTCTCCGCCAACTCATGGCCAACCACCAGGTGCGACACCACCACCCGGGTTGGCTATGCCGAAGCCACATTACGAGCATCAGGTGCAGCATCCCATGGCGAGACCACCATTTGAATCAGCAGCTGGCCTCATGATGAAATATGGTGACCCAATGGTTGGAAAATATGGTCCTCAAGATCTTAAGTATCCACCACTTCAAGGCCCTCCTACAGACATGAGCACTGGTGGCATGAAACCTTCTCCATATGGCGAAAACCTTGTGAAACCTTTACCGTATAGTGGTCAACTTGAAGTGGGTCATAAATACCCTCCTTCCGAAAGCCCTATAGATGCGTCGGCACGCTCTACGCCTGGGCAGGACAGCCAGAGTAGTAATAGCAGTTCATTACCTTCGAACCAACAACAATTTCAGTCGCCCCACCCCTCACCGCATATGCCGTCACCAGCTGGGGGCGGTCTCCCGCCTGGTATGCACCCACAGAATTTAATTTCACCACATAGTGGTCCTTTGTCCATACAATCGTCTCACCAAAGCCAGGTGTCCAGTGGATCAACGCCAAGTGGTCCACCAGCCCCTCAAGGTTTAATTCATCATCCCACACCAACGTCGGCGTCCAGCGGGAATGGCCCACAAGGTTTGCACCATCCCAGTCACCTTCCTCCCACTTCTGCTCCCCCAACATCCAACAGTGGAGCTCCTCATAGTATATCATCTATGGCTCCCTCAGGAATGCATCCACAACATATGCCTCCTGGACATCTGCCTCAATTACACAGGCCACATGCAGAATTACCGCCCGGTGCTGGAGGAATGCACCCTCATGCACCCATACCGCTATCTTTACAAAATCACGATCCTCGAAATGGGCCTCCGCTATCTTTGTCAAGTCATGGATTGGGGCATCATAGTCAAAATCCGCAACAAATTTCGTCGGGAACTGTACGTACGCCGTCGCCAGCTCAACCTCCCCAGAGATTAGGTATTCACGAAGAAAGATCTGGCGTGACAACAGCTTCCTCTACTCAATTACGAGATCCCCCTACATCACAGGCCTCATCGGGTCCTCCACCTCCCCCTCAGCAGTCTCCACATACACACCGTACATCGCCTCTACCAGGGTTGTCTAGCAATGTACCACCTGGCTTAATTGGTCATCCTATGCCAATTCACCCACACTTGGCGCATTTGCCCCCCGGTCACCCTGCTCATTCTAGCCATCACATGCTTCCACATTCTCTTGCTGGCTTAGGACCTGGGGCTGGTCCATTAGCATTGTTGGCTGGACCACCATCTCTTAATAGTATGCCTGAATCTGGTTTGAGTCGAAGAACACCACCTTCCTCACACATGCAGTCACCGCAACAACAACCTACTTCTTCTGCAAGTGGTCCAATGCCACCATCGCATGGTTCAAACCCACCAGTCTCGGCAACAACTTCGATGTCGAATACCAGTACTGTCCCATCATCGGCGTTTAGTCGAGCTAGTCCGAGCGTATCTACCAATTCGGGTCCTGGTGGCCCGAATCCACTTAGTGGACCCCCACATAGTGGTGGTAGTAACTCAGGGACCCCTAGCGGTCTAAACTCGTCTGCAGGCGGAGCTCATCGTTCCTCTTCACCTGCATCTAGTGTAGGCAGTCTAAGTCGACAGAGTCCACTGCATCCCGTTCCCCAGTCACCACTTAGTCATCATCCTTCGTCCTCAGCTCTTTCAGCGGCTGCAGCAGCTGTTGCAGAACGGGACAGACATGCTTTACTAAGACAACATTCACCGCATATGACACCTCCGCCTGTTTCGAGCGCTTCTGCTCTAATGGCAAGTCCATTGAGCAAGATGTATGGTCCGCAATCTGGGCAACGCGGCTTGGGAGCATCGCCCCCACCACATTTGCGCCCTGGTGCATCTCCACCTGTGATACGCCATCCACAAATGCCACTGCCATTGCCACTTATACCTGCAGGAGCTGGAATGCCCCCAATTGGTGTTCATCCGGGTCAATCTCCTTATCCTCACCCGCTTTTACATCCTTCAATGTTTTATTCGCCACATCATCACAGCCCATTCAATTCGCCATATGGATATGGACCGTATGGACCAGGTTTCCCAGCTTATATAAAACCTCCTGGTCCAGGTGGTTCATTGGAACAGGCAGTGATGGCTGCAGCTCATCATCCTGGTCTACAGGGACCACCACCCACTCGACCCGATGATCCAGCATTGGCAGCTGCGGTTGAAAAACAGAAACAGCAACAATTACAGCATCAACACatgcaacaacaacatcagcagcaacagcaacaacaacaacatcagcagcagcaacagcagcaacaacagcagcaacaacagcagcagcaacaacatcagcaacaacagcagcagcagcagcaacaacagatGCAACAGCAGCAACAGAACAAACCGCCAACACCAAAGACCCCACAAGGTAGTAATAACGGAAGTGGCAACAATGGCCCATCAACCCCAGGCCAACCCGCCGCTCCAACAGCTCTACCGCCTGCAGGATATCCTGGTTCACATATTCCCGGATATCCACCCCCGCCTCACGTATCGCCCTTTCAAGAAGTTGGCAAACCCCCACATATGTTACAGCCCACATCGCACATGGATGCTTTGCGAGCGCATGCTCATTCGGCAAGTTCGGGCTTGGTAGGGCCTTCTCAACCACACCATCATTCAACGGAACCGCGTATGTTATTAATTTCACTGTCATTTTCATGTAcattatttcacaaaaaaaatttattttttatagtgcCAATTGAGATTGAGCCAGATCCAGAACCGGAAATACCTAGTCCAACACATAATATACCACGTGGTCCTAGTCCTGAAGCTAAACCAGATGACACTGAATGTCATCGTTCCCAGTCAGCTATGTATGATGGAAACTATCAATTGACTAGCACaattatatacttatttctGATTTTTTCCACAGATTTGTTCGCCATATTGATCGCGGTGATTATAACTCTTGTACTAGAACTGATTTAATATTTAAGCCAGTAGCCGATTCCAAATTGGCACGTAAACGTGAAGACCGTGATCGTAAACTTGCCGAAAAAGAGAGAGAAAGGCGACAGGTACGTCTttgtttaaaaatcaattttattgtttagttTTCTCATTTATTCCTAATGACTACAGCAGCAACAAATgcaccaacaacaacagcagcagcaagcaGTCGCTGCCCAACAGGCAGCTCAACAGGCCAAACTTAAAGCTGAACTTAAACCTCCTTATACAGACACCCCAGCCCTGCGACAATTGTCAGAATATGCACGACCACATGTTGGTTTCAGGTAAGTATCGTAAATAAAAACGTAATTATCAGAATATTcggaaaagaaaaattaagtGTCGAAAATATACATAATACCATTTTTGAGATTGTAATTCTAGATAATTGTAAAATCCATGGAAAATACAGAAAATCTATAGTGAGAATTCAAacatcataattgtatatacttgtattgAAATTGACAACTCCTATCCCACACTATGATCTGATCGGAGAGATCTGATCTAAGTGTACGTGGCATGGACTGTGCAATTTGACTGCATGAACATGCTgtcaccagagaatgaagccgatccatttttgtcggcggcggctgacactaaatttttgccttcgGCGGCTTGGCGGAAAAGCCGATATAAAtatgtctattcggcggcggacaattatccattataaaatcaatttgaagttattcgaacggTAGTGAGATTAGTTGTAAACTAATCgtacaatcaaattttttgagcaaaatttttgcaaaattattataacagcttgatattgattgattgtggaggaaaggttcaacattttggcaaaaaatacgacaattattatttttctgatGTAAACcgatatttttgattgattGACGGCTAAATtttagtcgagatgagtcgatgtATTCGGCGTCGACTgtcaaaaaatggtcggcggcgcgactcggcggcgtcATTCTCTGCGTTGCACAGTGGTACCAAAtcgttttttaataattctgcaacttttgaacggataaagatatgtgtgaaagctgaggtgttttcctctaagtttggaAAATTGTGGGCccctagtgggtccacgggctgacctgtaggcgttgaaagttagTCACCTCGGGtgtacgaaattttgttttagctttcAACTCcccaattttgaaccgatttcgatgatttttttctgaatagAAATTGTAAAGCTCTACAAAAAGTGTACAATTGTCTCTTACCGTTCGCCAGATATAGgcccacaatttattttttttttttgtgcaaaattttgacaaagtagcgtcagtattttgaacctagAAGTTCCGTTTTTGAGTGGATCCGGaagttgaaattaaaaaaatacagaattttgacaattttttgggaaaaagtCGCATGCATTCTTTCTGacgtaacatttttttatagatttctaccaatcttttttttacttgtttcttatagaacaccaaataaggatacgttttaagcttttatcggcCATTTTGGCCAAATAGTATATGAATTCTTCTCCTCccaaaatcggcaatttttcaaaaattctcatttaGCAAAGCACCGATTATTGCTAAGCCGATCTCTTTTCCAAAAAGCCCCACAAACTAACTGTAAACGGTTTCAACGTCCTACCAGTAAACAGttgagaaatatgcaaattacaaaaaataacttttttttaatatgtccccacttttggggatttttgataccaattttgggaatggtgtatgcagcaatatttcttaaagcaattttccctgcaaaaatcaataaaacttGTAATGAGATCATAATTAATTCAAAAGTTATtaaggtttcaattcatatttttaatttccaaaaaatcggaatttttgaaaaaatttgttccttccccaaaaatttcaaatttccgtaattttttttttcaattacataaGACTAAAGTTCTCTCAAATAACTTTCCAACTATATGCGCCATAAACTTGCACTAAACATCACTAACTCGGGGCAAAATAATGCATTTCTGCAAAAGTACGTttttattggggctatacctaaatctgacacgttttaaatcaaacttggcacacttgacgatactatcaaatatactccttgtgcaaaatttgaagcatagcatgcatagctagaatgttaattctgttacctgtgcaaaatttcaagtaaattggagtgAAACTGTGGTCTCAGAGTGAAAATTTAGTTTCCGGTGctcatgtaaagggtgatactgtcaaaatttggtcaagggaaaacgcgtgtaaatcggtgaaatcgtttatttaaaaaatcaaattaaatttctttttcaagttcaattagtataaaattcaggaaaaatattcagttaggctttcgcttgacacctgccatcagattttgtacagccaccttgtccaccttcttcgccgcagaaagccagtttgccttgaactgctgctcgtccttagcagtttttttggtcttctttaggttccgcttgacaatagcccagtatttctcaattgggtggagctctggcgtgttgggagggttcttgtccttgggaaccacctgcacgttgttggcggcgtaccactccatggcctttttaccgtaatggcaagatgccaaatccggccaaaacagtacggaacaaccgtgtttcttcaggaaaggcaacagacgtttattcaaacactctttcacgtaaatttcttgattgccagtcccggaagctatgaaaatgctgattttcaagccacaggtacagatggcttgccaaaccagatatttctttgcgaactttgacagttttatgtgcttgaaaatatctgctacctttccccttccttttgccgtataaaactcctgtcccggaagctgcttgtagtcggctttgacgtaggtttcgtcgtccattaccacgcagtcaaacttcgtcagcatcgtcgtgtacagcctccgggatcgcgctttggccgtcgtattttgtttatcatcgcgatttggagtcactaccttcttgtaagtcgatagtccggctcgttttttggctcgatgcacggttgtagacgatacacccagcttatttgcggcatctcggagagagaggttagggtttcgcttgaaactaccggcaactctctttgtcgtctcagcggcttgcggttttcgatttccccccgatccagactttctggctgtcgacaaacgttccccaaacactttaattacatttgtaacggttgatttggcaacttttagcgattttaccagctttgcgtgcgagtagctcggattttcgcgatgcgcgagcaaaattttgatacgctgctcttcttgcttggacggcattttgacaactgatgagtgaattccaaaatcaaaataggagcaacattctacacacacaccttcaaaatgaggggtgttcaggttttttaaatgcaaaattgaaagaaatacgtcaagtttatattgaccaaattttgaccgtatcaccctttaagtgtaTATATATGGGTCCTATCTAAATcaaaaccgatttccaccaaattgatTGTACTACTAGCtggactccttgtgcaaaatttcaagcaaatctaaacaaagctctggcttctggggccataatgTAGTAACACcggattttgtcagtattttatatgGACCCTGAAGTATtcaaataattattccagctatTTGCTAAACTCATGCTGTATATAAAGTAGTTTTTAGCTGGCCGTGCAGCGGGGTACAgaattcgattttttaaaagtcAACTTCAATtccattatatttttaatataaagttcAATAATTTATGTTATTTGACGCCAGTAGTTTATTTTGGGCTAGTGGCGACGGAAGACCATAGACTTGTAATAGCAAAGACGGCAATAGgttggctaggttaggttaaagtgacagcccgattaagtttcaggctcacttagactattcagtccattgtgataccacattaactaaaagtacatattacatatgggcacttctagtctataCGATAGAtacatttccatattttttttaatatacttcATATTGatcaaaattaagattttacTCACTCAATAAAAAAACTACTACAATAAATtaacttgaaattttaaatatttgcggTTTTATAACTCTCAAAAACCTCTAATAAATTCGACTTATGggtaatcttaattttaatactttttccgacccgtaaactaaaataaaaatacttaaataaaaagctgaaataccaaaaaatgtctctagaaaaatattttggagcGTGAAagttacatatataaatttatacaatattttttataaaaatttacaatttgatATTCGTAATTTGCATGTATATTAACTATTGTTCATCGATTACAACTAAATTATTGATGAAATTATGTCGTTGTTATGGAGTCTATGGGTTTGTAAGATTTTTCCTAATGTTTCTAGAATTACGATCTCATTGAATATGGTAAAAACGATTTAGTGTATTTctagttataattttttttatatttgtatactTAGAAATCGATATAGAGATAACatcaaaattgtttcaaaatggaTTCTCTTTTGTCCTGAttgttttggcaaaaatgtatttcctctTTTATTTTGTTGCCCATCTTTTTGGGATATCacaaatgttattattttattttgtattttatttaaatttatttaaacagTTCGAAACCTTcgcttttgtttatttttattttccatatcacAATGAAGTAAagctattaaaatgaaattcattGTAATgtgttttttcttaaatatttaataatttcagtCCTGTTGAACAGATGGTACCCTATCATCATCCAATGGGGCCCATGTATAGTAGAGAAAGGTACATACGCAAACGATCAATTACATATATAATTTAGATAATAATTCACATAACCATGATTTGTATGACATTGCTGCTTGCCTACTCttttatatttcataaaatgcTTGATTTTATATTAACATATTAAATTATAATTCGTGGTGTTTTTTATGTGGCTAAGTGTTTAAAATTCGTTTTCAAAAGGTTACATCGATTCTTGCCATTAGCATTTGTTGAATGTTGCAAATAAGTCCATAATTTATCTGATATGTTGAACCAcgaattattattttgttaataaaaacatccaattaaattgcttttaataaaactttttttatgttaaaagtgcatgttttaattttttcaacattttgccactgctttgtttttttttttttcatttaatcatTTGCCCATAGTAATATctgtatctagaggtattgcacAGCCGAACACTATGtttatatgttatttttttcatttcagagAATTGGAAGAACTTAAAAATGCACAGGCAGCAGCGGCTGCTGGTCAATCACGTTTAGATCCTCATTGGATGGAATATTATAGACGGTAAGGctgatattttctaatttaaagTTACAAATACCTTacacccattttcatgaagctccgttagtgtttcgttagctaacgaacattTAAATGGCACTATGAGCATGTATGTCATCATGCCGGTATATTCATATGCCAgaataaatttgttaatttaatttaaccggagaaaaattttcttcctgccaactggcagttaaagtctaacgaagCTACAAGAAAATGCCCGTAATGGTAATAAGTAAGatcccaaaaatatttatatatatggtAAAGGCTTTTGAACTTTGATGTTCCTCATCTAAATCACCTTTGCCATAATATAAGTAGTAGAATGTACACGAGCGGAACAGGCATACGAaagttagaggtgtgcacgtgacacgaaattgtcgtgagtcacgctcatgacaacggggtgagtgtgcgtgattaacaaaccaaaacgtcgtgcgtgagcgtgagtcgcgaaaaaaatatcttcgtgagtgtgcgtgggtaaggaattacgctcacgaaaataatccagctcaccaacataaaacgcttaagatttaaattcatttacaattttaggaaTACCTGGTATGTtaagagtagaggtgtgcacgtgacacgaaattgtcgtgacacacGAACATTTCCGTGACTCacccgtgagtcgtgagtcacgctgacggcaacggcgtgagtgtgcgtgagcgtgattaaccaaccaaatgtcgtgcgtaagcgtgagtcacgaaaataatatcttcgtgagtgtgcgtgagtaacgaatttccaaaaaacacgctcacgaatataatcccgcttacgaaaataaaattcttacgagttgaattcatttataattttagtgacatcctagcttgtaagagttttataacgcactcgattttaaccatactcatgttttcagtcaggttctataggtaaatcactcataaaattattcgaagtttttcgtgagtcacgacatttttcgtgactcacgatatttttcgtgcgtCATGACAtgcaaaagattttcgtgcgtgagtgtgcgtgagtaaattttcttttcgtgagcgtgcgtgaccgtgagtcctaccaaaaaatatcgtgcgtgagtgtgcgtgaataagatttctccgtcgtgagtgagcgtgagcacaatattacttaggtgcacacc
This is a stretch of genomic DNA from Haematobia irritans isolate KBUSLIRL chromosome 4, ASM5000362v1, whole genome shotgun sequence. It encodes these proteins:
- the Gug gene encoding arginine-glutamic acid dipeptide repeats grunge isoform X10, with protein sequence MSIFPVDKENDERELEIPRWSPGAMADGDLLMFLRAARSMAAFQGKYPPEEILKRMCDGGLEEGIVAATRDDTTINAHDVLHDNGYDPGKALQALVKAPLTKSIEKKWCEDEIKKFIKGLRQFGKNFFRIQKDLLPHKETPELVEFYYLWKKTPSANSNRPHRRRRQSALRRNRVTRASNTPPKKEDTPEPQSATSAPTTTTTTATTTASTATADKGRASPVVTKEETSSLTEDDVSECDSDSSLTHKRDESPSRMRTRNKQQTTPGTGAKCDQTQVTQPQPTANGKRPKRGSETPDNVASATAASTAAGVNVDSPKTPTKPPVSEGTANKRKTGRQETPNKKKRNDTEGSVTGGSNTDNQDESTDTSATAPVIVSISKDKRKRAESPVESTNSDSRSDSAMDDGESTNTDSAEQQSKDSKESTSSKEESSSGNSELDSAKSDKNVIQKTEVKMPEIDIKDKIKNVDEETNIQAPSSMTQNTGMVVVSDNSLKDIKAPTEDPLAIPPTKPVSSVVNPPQPPIPPIKVPTVEALNASVDRKEVGKLDMMDTDMPKDMLKKLANMKQEISTPPQTQQPPPQAQTILPEVVYFKKEPKDAVMDAVCNQNSNEPQDLKVKIEVKSEDVKPPLLGGLPPSSQGQTPMSLTTKRVDGPDSSQHQQIPPPPSHLAHPLVSGPPPGYVVEGGHLKFAAPPPQTNQPPPSSSLPTENSTISPAPGPPSSGPHSQQQKYPADIEHKFPESIKYEPGKFVHQDLKYPPQSMDSIKYSQEMQAAAAAAAGKYDMKFMIDQHAGKFPGDLPSPHGPPSGKPYSSGGSDATTKVQDLKGGYPPPNLGPPPVSIASTPGDNPPTHKFLGGPQESSPPTHGQPPGATPPPGLAMPKPHYEHQVQHPMARPPFESAAGLMMKYGDPMVGKYGPQDLKYPPLQGPPTDMSTGGMKPSPYGENLVKPLPYSGQLEVGHKYPPSESPIDASARSTPGQDSQSSNSSSLPSNQQQFQSPHPSPHMPSPAGGGLPPGMHPQNLISPHSGPLSIQSSHQSQVSSGSTPSGPPAPQGLIHHPTPTSASSGNGPQGLHHPSHLPPTSAPPTSNSGAPHSISSMAPSGMHPQHMPPGHLPQLHRPHAELPPGAGGMHPHAPIPLSLQNHDPRNGPPLSLSSHGLGHHSQNPQQISSGTVRTPSPAQPPQRLGIHEERSGVTTASSTQLRDPPTSQASSGPPPPPQQSPHTHRTSPLPGLSSNVPPGLIGHPMPIHPHLAHLPPGHPAHSSHHMLPHSLAGLGPGAGPLALLAGPPSLNSMPESGLSRRTPPSSHMQSPQQQPTSSASGPMPPSHGSNPPVSATTSMSNTSTVPSSAFSRASPSVSTNSGPGGPNPLSGPPHSGGSNSGTPSGLNSSAGGAHRSSSPASSVGSLSRQSPLHPVPQSPLSHHPSSSALSAAAAAVAERDRHALLRQHSPHMTPPPVSSASALMASPLSKMYGPQSGQRGLGASPPPHLRPGASPPVIRHPQMPLPLPLIPAGAGMPPIGVHPGQSPYPHPLLHPSMFYSPHHHSPFNSPYGYGPYGPGFPAYIKPPGPGGSLEQAVMAAAHHPGLQGPPPTRPDDPALAAAVEKQKQQQLQHQHMQQQHQQQQQQQQHQQQQQQQQQQQQQQQQQHQQQQQQQQQQQMQQQQQNKPPTPKTPQGSNNGSGNNGPSTPGQPAAPTALPPAGYPGSHIPGYPPPPHVSPFQEVGKPPHMLQPTSHMDALRAHAHSASSGLVGPSQPHHHSTEPLPIEIEPDPEPEIPSPTHNIPRGPSPEAKPDDTECHRSQSAIFVRHIDRGDYNSCTRTDLIFKPVADSKLARKREDRDRKLAEKERERRQQQQMHQQQQQQQAVAAQQAAQQAKLKAELKPPYTDTPALRQLSEYARPHVGFSPVEQMVPYHHPMGPMYSRERELEELKNAQAAAAAGQSRLDPHWMEYYRRGIHPSQFPLYPNPAAISQMERERLGIPPHHVALDPSEHMIRLTREYHAHAHSHTHLHLPLPPQPQPPEAGFQLPPNVGQFPRPNMLMPREPHSDVLLRMSYADQLQYLQAAEFQRQSLHDQYFRQRPR
- the Gug gene encoding arginine-glutamic acid dipeptide repeats grunge isoform X11 yields the protein MAASTQGEIRVGPGHQVNDVYAKLPDYNPISSFPVDKENDERELEIPRWSPGAMADGDLLMFLRAARSMAAFQGMCDGGLEEGIVAATRDDTTINAHDVLHDNGYDPGKALQALVKAPLTKSIEKKWCEDEIKKFIKGLRQFGKNFFRIQKDLLPHKETPELVEFYYLWKKTPSANSNRPHRRRRQSALRRNRVTRASNTPPKKEDTPEPQSATSAPTTTTTTATTTASTATADKGRASPVVTKEETSSLTEDDVSECDSDSSLTHKRDESPSRMRTRNKQQTTPGTGAKCDQTQVTQPQPTANGKRPKRGSETPDNVASATAASTAAGVNVDSPKTPTKPPVSEGTANKRKTGRQETPNKKKRNDTEGSVTGGSNTDNQDESTDTSATAPVIVSISKDKRKRAESPVESTNSDSRSDSAMDDGESTNTDSAEQQSKDSKESTSSKEESSSGNSELDSAKSDKNVIQKTEVKMPEIDIKDKIKNVDEETNIQAPSSMTQNTGMVVVSDNSLKDIKAPTEDPLAIPPTKPVSSVVNPPQPPIPPIKVPTVEALNASVDRKEVGKLDMMDTDMPKDMLKKLANMKQEISTPPQTQQPPPQAQTILPEVVYFKKEPKDAVMDAVCNQNSNEPQDLKVKIEVKSEDVKPPLLGGLPPSSQGQTPMSLTTKRVDGPDSSQHQQIPPPPSHLAHPLVSGPPPGYVVEGGHLKFAAPPPQTNQPPPSSSLPTENSTISPAPGPPSSGPHSQQQKYPADIEHKFPESIKYEPGKFVHQDLKYPPQSMDSIKYSQEMQAAAAAAAGKYDMKFMIDQHAGKFPGDLPSPHGPPSGKPYSSGGSDATTKVQDLKGGYPPPNLGPPPVSIASTPGDNPPTHKFLGGPQESSPPTHGQPPGATPPPGLAMPKPHYEHQVQHPMARPPFESAAGLMMKYGDPMVGKYGPQDLKYPPLQGPPTDMSTGGMKPSPYGENLVKPLPYSGQLEVGHKYPPSESPIDASARSTPGQDSQSSNSSSLPSNQQQFQSPHPSPHMPSPAGGGLPPGMHPQNLISPHSGPLSIQSSHQSQVSSGSTPSGPPAPQGLIHHPTPTSASSGNGPQGLHHPSHLPPTSAPPTSNSGAPHSISSMAPSGMHPQHMPPGHLPQLHRPHAELPPGAGGMHPHAPIPLSLQNHDPRNGPPLSLSSHGLGHHSQNPQQISSGTVRTPSPAQPPQRLGIHEERSGVTTASSTQLRDPPTSQASSGPPPPPQQSPHTHRTSPLPGLSSNVPPGLIGHPMPIHPHLAHLPPGHPAHSSHHMLPHSLAGLGPGAGPLALLAGPPSLNSMPESGLSRRTPPSSHMQSPQQQPTSSASGPMPPSHGSNPPVSATTSMSNTSTVPSSAFSRASPSVSTNSGPGGPNPLSGPPHSGGSNSGTPSGLNSSAGGAHRSSSPASSVGSLSRQSPLHPVPQSPLSHHPSSSALSAAAAAVAERDRHALLRQHSPHMTPPPVSSASALMASPLSKMYGPQSGQRGLGASPPPHLRPGASPPVIRHPQMPLPLPLIPAGAGMPPIGVHPGQSPYPHPLLHPSMFYSPHHHSPFNSPYGYGPYGPGFPAYIKPPGPGGSLEQAVMAAAHHPGLQGPPPTRPDDPALAAAVEKQKQQQLQHQHMQQQHQQQQQQQQHQQQQQQQQQQQQQQQQQHQQQQQQQQQQQMQQQQQNKPPTPKTPQGSNNGSGNNGPSTPGQPAAPTALPPAGYPGSHIPGYPPPPHVSPFQEVGKPPHMLQPTSHMDALRAHAHSASSGLVGPSQPHHHSTEPLPIEIEPDPEPEIPSPTHNIPRGPSPEAKPDDTECHRSQSAIFVRHIDRGDYNSCTRTDLIFKPVADSKLARKREDRDRKLAEKERERRQQQQMHQQQQQQQAVAAQQAAQQAKLKAELKPPYTDTPALRQLSEYARPHVGFRELEELKNAQAAAAAGQSRLDPHWMEYYRRGIHPSQFPLYPNPAAISQMERERLGIPPHHVALDPSEHMIRLTREYHAHAHSHTHLHLPLPPQPQPPEAGFQLPPNVGQFPRPNMLMPREPHSDVLLRMSYADQLQYLQAAEFQRQSLHDQYFRQRPR